atatgtgtgtgcacaggttttctttttattttgttttatttgctagAGAGAACTAAGTGAAATGTGTACACAGAGGAGAAGTTGGAGTTGATGGAAAAGAAAGTATTAGTAAAAATATGCTGTATGAAGAACCAAAAAATAAgttgttattttgtgtgtttgtgtgtgttgtattgaaTAAAAAATGCTGATCTGAAAACTGAGACATTATCCCTAGGGAAAAAGTTTGGTGGGACATCTTACTGTTATAAATGAGGTTCTAATACAACTGCCACCTACTGCCCTAAGTCTTGTAAGCCCTAGATCTGCAAACAAAGCCTTACTTAAATTTGAGACTATGGAAGAGTTACCCTCTGTTAGACCACAGGAGGCGTGAGGGTTGTGTTCCCTATCCAGTCTTAAGGGGTTCTTCTGCACTGCTCACATGTGGTTTGGCCATCAATTCACATAAGAGTGACATTACTCAAATCATTACTCAGGACTAGGCAGGATTTTGGGAATGCCCCCTCTCATGTTCTAAGCTTGGACATTAGCCTTGGATAATCTTAATCTTTTCTAAACCAAAACACACTTTTCAATAGGATGTGAAGTAGATAAgcttaaagaaatgtttcctttattaAAACATCAGTTACACATCTGTCATTTGGCTTCTATGTGCTTCCTTCCAATTCTTTCATGTTTATGCAACAGTGGAGGTGGTCTGGGTGACAGTTACCTATAAACTTGGTATGAGGAGGACACATGGAATTGTAACAGAACCCTCCGAACTTGTAGCACCGTGCAAGTTGTGCTTTGAGTATAAGATGTTTTAGATCTCCAACAGCTGCAAAGGAGAGAGCAAATATCCTTTAGAGTCATAGCTATAATGCCAAATATTTGAGAAACTTTTCTGGATACAAGCTAGATAACATGTCTAAGTTCATGGGGCAATTTTCTCCTCCAAGCAATTGTCTTGGAATTGAACCTTGAAGACGGGTAATGAAATCACACATTTTGGAAGAATGAGAAGCATAATTATGAGTGTAGCTTTTATGTTTAGACTCAAGCTTCTTCCCAAATACACTGACTACTTCAGCTTACTATTGTGTCTAAGATGCCATATACAATATTTCTTAATGCTACAGGCATAACTGCACCAGGAACTTATTCTGATGTGCTCCATATCTCCTCTTTAGACAGATGGGTCCCAGTCCCTGTTGCaggagtagtggcacatgccctgAGTCAGGGCACATGGGGAAGACCTTTCAGTGACTTGGGTGAATATGGAAATGCCTGTCTGTGGACCAGAagctggcctctgtgtgtgtgtgtgtgtgtgtgtgtgtgtgtgtgtgtgtgtgtgtgtgtgtgtgtgtgaggagcttcactgaagatgaagaagaatccCTTTGCTACAAGACTTTCCTCCATGTCAGGCATAGGACTTGGGTCTGCTCCTGAATAGGTCCAAATCCCTGCCAGGATCACAGCTTCTCCCTGCTCCAGTTTTCTGTGTCCGTGTCCCCAGTCCTGAGCAGGTGCTGAAGGCCCTCAGGCTTACCTGGAGTGGTATATGAGAAAAGGAGGCAGCATATcagcagcagagagcagagagtccTCATGGCTGGTAGAAAGGGCACTCAGACTCCAGAGAGTCAGTGACTACAGCAGGACTGAAAATCTCAGGAATCCAGAGGGTTGCCTGCCACTGTGAGTGAAGCTCATTAACTCTCCCTCCTGCTGTGTGTCCTGAGGCATTTCCAGTGCTGTTAATATGTGTTCATGCTAAGCTCTGCAGAGATTTTGCTTTCATTCTGGAAGCTCTATTTTATTGCCTCAAGCATGTATTGCTGTAACTTTCTGCTTAGAGAGTCTGAATGTTCTCTGACAACATAGCAtatgaatcaaatcaggaaaaggaggaagaagcctGAAAGCCTATGTTCCTACATGGTAGCTCAGCTGGAACCCCTCTCTTAA
The Mus musculus strain C57BL/6J chromosome 8, GRCm38.p6 C57BL/6J genome window above contains:
- the Defb11 gene encoding beta-defensin 11 precursor; the encoded protein is MRTLCSLLLICCLLFSYTTPAVGDLKHLILKAQLARCYKFGGFCYNSMCPPHTKFIGNCHPDHLHCCINMKELEGST